From a region of the Novipirellula artificiosorum genome:
- a CDS encoding DNA primase produces the protein MNNDAMPLGYRIVGPCDRERRLVDYDRAFAAYAACDSLAHTDQQGFLSPFQYDDAIRERIVKSDLTLNVRDYNGRCWSRFVWFDIDDDGNIDGAAASARVLCSLILDRYRLDETELLIFFSGSKGFHVGLPLSLFAPEPSTEFHRITRRLAEGLAAKAGVKIDTSVYSIVQPLRAPNSRHGKTGRYKRFFTLDELLKLRPSAMVDRAAEPLPFELPEDPSLDDQAVLDWNAATERVKKQAEALKERGTDRTDLMRVVFDVIEGDIESPRRTAVYSAAANLAELGVPAVAVHALLTPGALDSGLPPSDVRRAIDNGLSKGARTE, from the coding sequence GTGAATAACGACGCGATGCCGCTAGGGTATCGCATTGTTGGACCGTGTGACCGTGAACGCCGGTTGGTCGATTACGACCGGGCGTTTGCGGCCTACGCGGCTTGCGATTCACTGGCACATACTGACCAACAAGGGTTCTTGTCACCCTTCCAATACGACGACGCGATTCGTGAACGGATCGTGAAGTCTGATTTGACGCTGAATGTCCGCGACTACAACGGCCGTTGCTGGTCGCGGTTCGTTTGGTTCGACATCGACGACGACGGCAACATTGACGGGGCCGCCGCTTCGGCGAGGGTATTGTGTTCCTTAATTCTGGACCGATACCGGCTCGATGAAACCGAGTTGCTTATTTTCTTCTCGGGGTCAAAAGGGTTTCACGTTGGCTTGCCGTTGTCACTCTTTGCACCGGAACCATCGACCGAGTTTCACCGAATCACCCGACGACTTGCTGAAGGGTTGGCCGCTAAAGCTGGCGTGAAGATTGACACGTCGGTCTATAGCATCGTTCAACCGCTTCGGGCTCCGAATAGCCGACACGGCAAGACCGGACGTTACAAGCGATTCTTTACGCTCGATGAACTGCTGAAGCTACGGCCGTCGGCAATGGTGGACCGAGCCGCCGAACCATTGCCGTTTGAATTACCAGAGGATCCATCGCTTGACGACCAAGCGGTTCTCGATTGGAACGCCGCGACGGAACGGGTGAAAAAACAAGCCGAAGCGCTAAAGGAACGGGGCACCGACCGAACGGACCTTATGCGAGTCGTTTTCGATGTCATCGAAGGCGACATTGAAAGCCCAAGACGAACGGCGGTTTATTCAGCCGCCGCAAACTTGGCGGAACTTGGCGTTCCGGCCGTAGCGGTTCACGCTCTGCTGACGCCGGGGGCGTTGGATAGTGGTTTGCCACCGTCGGACGTACGACGGGCAATTGATAACGGACTATCGAAAGGAGCAAGAACGGAATGA
- a CDS encoding DnaB-like helicase C-terminal domain-containing protein yields the protein MSNANYIRCDRLFDDWQDDVLHGEPPRRYDIGEGLDHIRLGPGSVSLLGGAPGMGKTAFAMQCVVSAMAADASLRCCVANVEMPPERLLERQLSRLSGVSLDDIQDRRLVDKQRDKLDDAFDLIDDIAERLVFVKAPFTLENVAAAADDIDAELIVLDYVQRIRPVGKHDDKRGSVDATMDSIRRFSAAGCCVIALSAVGRSKDAKGRTSYAGDGLSLASFRESSELEYGADDAYLLVPSAESDADDDDAVIDVTLKQLKSRYGKPTDCELSFDRSRQSFEPAEPVMSDASRHLRDTLADLWGDT from the coding sequence ATGAGCAACGCAAACTATATCCGCTGTGACCGATTGTTTGACGACTGGCAGGATGACGTGTTACACGGTGAACCGCCGCGACGGTACGACATCGGTGAAGGACTTGACCATATCCGGCTCGGTCCTGGTTCGGTGTCCCTGCTTGGCGGGGCACCTGGCATGGGCAAGACCGCTTTCGCTATGCAATGCGTCGTCTCTGCAATGGCCGCTGATGCTTCGCTTCGGTGTTGCGTGGCGAATGTCGAGATGCCTCCGGAACGGCTGCTAGAACGCCAATTGAGTCGTCTATCGGGCGTTTCGCTCGATGACATCCAAGATCGTCGGCTAGTCGATAAGCAACGCGACAAACTCGATGATGCGTTTGACCTGATTGACGACATCGCTGAACGGTTGGTTTTCGTGAAAGCACCCTTCACATTGGAAAACGTGGCCGCCGCCGCTGACGACATCGACGCGGAATTGATTGTTCTCGATTACGTCCAACGTATCCGACCCGTCGGCAAGCACGACGACAAACGCGGCTCGGTTGATGCGACGATGGATTCAATACGCCGGTTTTCGGCTGCGGGTTGCTGCGTTATCGCACTATCGGCCGTGGGGCGCTCGAAAGACGCCAAGGGACGCACCAGCTACGCGGGCGATGGTCTAAGCCTTGCCTCTTTTCGGGAGTCGTCAGAACTCGAATACGGGGCGGACGATGCCTATTTGTTGGTCCCGTCGGCTGAGTCAGACGCGGACGATGACGACGCGGTTATTGATGTCACCTTGAAGCAACTAAAAAGCCGCTACGGGAAGCCGACGGATTGTGAATTGTCGTTTGACCGTTCACGTCAATCGTTTGAACCAGCCGAGCCGGTTATGTCAGACGCTTCGCGGCACCTGCGGGATACGCTTGCCGACTTGTGGGGTGACACATGA
- a CDS encoding helix-turn-helix domain-containing protein: protein MTRTTTKPKRKTADRFAVLNAFVDFTLRGLTRPDVAVWLVLYRDTRDGIAKTSQADIGKRCGMSDRNVRRIIKRLESLGLLIVVQVGGIQKGPSSYRVLPMSKQQFDKL, encoded by the coding sequence ATGACGCGGACGACGACCAAGCCGAAGCGAAAGACCGCTGATCGGTTCGCGGTCCTGAATGCGTTTGTCGATTTTACGTTACGCGGATTGACGCGGCCGGACGTGGCGGTGTGGTTGGTTTTGTACCGGGATACCCGCGACGGTATCGCCAAGACATCACAAGCGGACATCGGCAAACGATGCGGCATGTCAGACCGAAACGTCAGACGGATTATCAAGCGGCTCGAATCGCTCGGGCTGCTGATCGTGGTTCAAGTTGGCGGAATCCAAAAGGGACCATCGAGCTACCGAGTATTGCCAATGTCGAAACAGCAATTCGACAAACTGTGA
- a CDS encoding sigma 54-interacting transcriptional regulator: MSLEVKNDTTIAYLRVQSGPEKGRQFTLDPDRPMHIGRGKNCEIMLTDPISSRFHAVIFHEEGGWHLRDTSSRNGTLVNGQKTDHARLVHHNTVTIGATELQMIELETESSEETSLTETFSHDDFKTERSWLAGDEDPLAHVAATGYLIDLYSLSLSLLRCNDSDEVIDTLVKLLRDRTQADVVGLTFDSGDGQLKPRRVEPPEAQDEVVIEKSLVRRIVREGEAIWINDLVQSSATSSRSPSQAPPWADIIYAPLICEGTNLGVLHLYRRKPKFTQSQFELAVAAARLLAIGLSQAFERDSLKAERNRIADRNADSDELIGSSPIMVKLKERIVRVGSATGSVLIRGESGSGKELVARAVHRASRRSKRPMLTVNCAAIPHDLIESQLFGHRKGSFTGADSDHIGWFQQAHTGTLFLDEIGELTLEGQAKLLRILEGHPFLPVGATEEVLVDVRVIAATNRDLAEFVREKRFREDLFYRLSVFELAVPPLRDRGRDIELLMNHFLEHFRRQHGRPLLGLSDEAQCRLLEYPWPGNVRQLRNVIDSAVVMADDPAIEGSDLGLRDAGLSRLDTLRLDEWEKRLIRKAVERTSGSVPEAARLLGISRATAYRKITEYEIKR, encoded by the coding sequence ATGTCACTTGAAGTGAAGAACGACACGACGATTGCCTACTTACGTGTTCAGAGTGGTCCCGAGAAAGGACGCCAGTTCACGCTCGATCCGGATCGCCCGATGCATATCGGACGAGGAAAGAACTGTGAGATCATGCTGACCGATCCCATCAGCAGTCGCTTCCATGCGGTGATTTTTCATGAGGAAGGTGGCTGGCATCTTCGTGACACCAGCAGCCGGAATGGCACGCTCGTCAACGGCCAAAAGACGGACCACGCCCGTTTGGTTCATCACAACACCGTCACGATCGGTGCGACCGAGTTGCAGATGATTGAACTGGAAACGGAATCGAGTGAGGAGACGTCGCTGACCGAAACCTTTTCGCACGATGACTTCAAGACCGAGCGAAGTTGGCTTGCCGGCGATGAGGACCCGTTGGCCCATGTTGCCGCCACCGGCTATTTGATTGACTTGTACTCACTCAGCCTCAGTCTGTTGCGCTGCAACGATTCGGACGAGGTGATCGATACGTTGGTGAAATTGCTTCGAGATCGAACGCAAGCGGATGTGGTCGGATTGACATTTGATTCGGGTGACGGGCAACTCAAACCACGGCGCGTGGAGCCTCCTGAGGCGCAGGACGAGGTGGTCATTGAAAAATCTCTGGTGCGAAGGATTGTTCGCGAGGGCGAGGCGATTTGGATCAATGATCTGGTACAGAGTTCAGCGACATCATCGAGGTCGCCGTCGCAAGCACCGCCATGGGCCGACATCATTTATGCGCCACTGATTTGCGAGGGCACCAACTTGGGTGTCTTGCATTTGTATCGCCGCAAACCCAAGTTCACACAATCGCAATTCGAGTTAGCGGTCGCGGCGGCACGCTTGTTGGCGATTGGGTTGAGCCAAGCGTTTGAGCGAGACTCGTTGAAAGCCGAAAGGAATCGGATTGCCGATCGCAATGCGGATTCCGATGAGTTGATTGGATCGAGTCCGATCATGGTCAAGTTAAAGGAGCGGATTGTCCGGGTCGGCTCCGCGACCGGGTCGGTTTTGATTCGAGGGGAGAGTGGTTCCGGAAAAGAACTCGTTGCGCGTGCCGTGCACCGCGCAAGCCGTCGATCGAAGCGTCCCATGTTGACGGTCAATTGTGCCGCGATCCCCCATGACTTGATTGAAAGCCAGTTGTTCGGCCATCGCAAAGGTTCCTTCACGGGTGCCGACAGTGACCATATCGGATGGTTTCAACAAGCTCACACGGGAACTCTGTTTCTCGATGAGATTGGCGAATTGACGCTTGAAGGCCAAGCCAAGTTGTTACGGATCCTGGAAGGTCATCCGTTCTTGCCCGTCGGGGCGACCGAAGAAGTGTTGGTGGATGTTCGTGTGATCGCAGCGACCAACCGCGATCTCGCTGAGTTTGTACGAGAGAAACGTTTTCGCGAGGATTTGTTCTATCGGTTAAGTGTCTTTGAGCTTGCGGTGCCCCCGCTTCGTGATCGAGGCAGAGACATCGAATTGTTGATGAATCATTTTCTCGAGCACTTTCGTCGCCAACATGGCCGCCCCTTGCTGGGCCTCAGCGACGAAGCGCAATGCCGACTGCTCGAGTATCCTTGGCCCGGTAACGTCCGCCAACTTCGCAATGTGATCGATAGCGCCGTTGTCATGGCGGACGACCCAGCGATCGAAGGAAGCGACCTGGGGCTGCGGGATGCCGGACTCAGCCGGCTCGATACGCTGCGGCTTGATGAATGGGAGAAGCGGCTGATTCGAAAAGCGGTCGAACGTACCAGTGGCAGCGTCCCGGAAGCGGCCCGGTTGTTGGGGATCAGTCGAGCAACGGCCTATCGGAAGATCACCGAATACGAAATCAAGCGATAG
- the aroH gene encoding chorismate mutase has translation MTVCRGVRGATTVESDDRHQILNATRQLLALMIRQNEIDSADIASAQFTVTADLKAEFPALAARQLGWLEVPMICGYEIAVEGSLPRCIRVMLMWNTDRPQTAIHHVYLHDAKRLRPDLAEYPPVDFAELEQWIQDHLREE, from the coding sequence ATGACTGTTTGCCGTGGAGTCCGAGGCGCGACGACTGTGGAAAGCGATGATCGTCACCAAATCCTCAACGCGACGCGTCAATTGCTCGCATTGATGATCCGCCAAAACGAGATTGATTCCGCGGACATTGCAAGCGCTCAGTTCACGGTCACGGCAGACCTCAAAGCCGAATTTCCCGCTTTGGCCGCCCGGCAATTGGGATGGTTGGAAGTTCCGATGATCTGTGGCTACGAAATTGCTGTCGAAGGATCGTTGCCGCGTTGTATTCGAGTGATGTTGATGTGGAACACGGACCGACCTCAAACGGCGATCCACCACGTCTACCTGCACGACGCAAAACGGCTGCGTCCCGATCTGGCTGAGTACCCGCCTGTGGATTTCGCAGAGCTGGAACAGTGGATTCAAGATCATTTGCGAGAGGAATAG
- a CDS encoding PulJ/GspJ family protein has translation MKQLNNQKPQRGFTLVEMLVSMAVTLLMMAALARAFAFVGERVRDSRADVEMTNELRDITTRLKDELEQCTVTMEPARGGTDPLGYFMYYEGPLTDATSSLFRVFTDAAGDTVLNDAKYGDLDDVLAFTAVAKPGTWFSGKVPRFVLDQKTVELLPVNNDSDTSNNILYNPANFPGSAWDPVVIRSKYAEIVYYASPEYAPVSLPASPVYIDVDGDTDLGSGSASENGYPDRVKLHRRVLLIRPDLNMSNGTIQSRSFNPGDGNLAYMLADAWPTASSATITSSAVAADAWMYGMAAVHQQCDLSLRRVLDSDGLPTQVVAANSIQDLAYPHNRFGHIRVPSALIHGSGGSSPTSMPVLALGTPPTVLNMLAANGDRIAPPLAVAGASVVTPTALSGFLRPEFVLGYDLSHRDSLNDKWGLQRLGEDVLTNNTLGFDLKIYDPQVSLFTTTNGLVLGPNDAGYREAMQEAVLSLQAQSPSGLTSVDAVVTRVQGDFVDLCYPVLAGGSLRGWQARPVDRRSTSADIAVAWDTRYFDSDFLVTPFSGVRYQTAGALPNTAYTDCLYSSGKLVTTTSGTGGHSIRLFQPTFDTFSSVYEHDGFMEGNWNGRGARWSTTTPATSPSVDAGANGLDDDGRFGVDDVGEKEVCAPFVEKPEAIRVTIRLETPETRQIRQTSVTHSGQ, from the coding sequence ATGAAACAACTCAACAATCAAAAACCTCAACGCGGATTCACGTTGGTCGAGATGTTGGTCTCGATGGCCGTGACCTTGTTGATGATGGCTGCGCTGGCCCGTGCCTTTGCATTCGTTGGCGAACGCGTGCGTGATAGTCGTGCGGATGTTGAAATGACCAACGAGCTGCGTGATATCACGACGCGTTTGAAGGACGAACTGGAACAATGTACCGTGACGATGGAACCGGCCCGTGGCGGCACCGATCCGTTGGGCTACTTCATGTATTACGAAGGCCCGCTCACGGACGCAACCTCATCGCTGTTTCGCGTCTTCACGGATGCAGCCGGCGACACGGTACTAAACGATGCAAAGTACGGTGACCTTGACGATGTGCTGGCCTTCACGGCGGTAGCGAAACCAGGGACCTGGTTTTCGGGAAAGGTGCCGCGTTTTGTCTTGGATCAGAAAACGGTCGAACTGCTGCCGGTCAACAACGACTCCGACACCAGCAACAACATCCTCTACAATCCCGCGAATTTCCCCGGCAGCGCGTGGGATCCCGTCGTGATTCGTTCGAAGTATGCGGAGATCGTCTACTACGCCAGTCCGGAATACGCACCCGTCAGCCTGCCCGCATCGCCCGTCTACATTGATGTCGACGGCGATACCGACTTGGGAAGCGGTTCGGCATCGGAGAATGGATATCCGGATCGAGTCAAATTGCATCGCCGGGTGCTGTTGATCCGCCCCGACCTCAACATGTCGAACGGCACGATCCAATCTCGATCGTTCAATCCGGGAGATGGGAATTTGGCTTACATGCTCGCCGATGCTTGGCCCACCGCCAGTTCGGCGACGATCACGAGCAGTGCCGTTGCGGCCGATGCATGGATGTACGGGATGGCGGCGGTCCACCAGCAATGTGACTTGTCGCTGCGGCGCGTGCTCGACAGCGACGGTTTGCCGACTCAGGTGGTCGCAGCCAATTCGATTCAAGATCTTGCCTATCCGCACAACCGGTTTGGTCACATTCGAGTTCCGTCGGCATTGATTCACGGATCGGGTGGAAGCTCGCCGACATCGATGCCGGTTTTGGCGCTCGGCACGCCGCCGACGGTTTTAAACATGTTGGCCGCCAACGGTGATCGCATCGCGCCACCGCTCGCGGTGGCGGGAGCTTCGGTCGTGACGCCCACTGCGCTTTCGGGTTTTCTTCGTCCGGAATTCGTTCTCGGATATGACCTCTCGCATCGCGATAGTCTCAATGACAAGTGGGGGCTCCAGCGCCTGGGTGAGGATGTGTTGACCAACAACACGCTTGGTTTTGATCTGAAAATCTATGATCCACAAGTGTCGCTATTTACAACAACGAACGGATTGGTGCTTGGCCCCAACGATGCCGGTTATCGCGAAGCCATGCAGGAAGCAGTGTTGAGTTTACAGGCTCAATCGCCAAGCGGTCTTACATCCGTGGATGCCGTTGTGACTCGAGTGCAAGGCGATTTTGTCGACCTGTGTTATCCCGTTTTAGCCGGAGGATCGCTACGAGGGTGGCAAGCGAGACCTGTCGATCGACGTAGCACGTCGGCCGATATTGCCGTAGCCTGGGACACCCGTTACTTCGATTCTGATTTTCTGGTGACGCCGTTTTCTGGCGTGAGGTATCAGACCGCGGGAGCCCTTCCCAACACCGCGTATACGGATTGTCTCTATTCCTCAGGAAAACTGGTCACGACGACCTCAGGCACGGGGGGACATTCGATTCGTCTGTTCCAACCCACCTTCGACACCTTTTCGAGTGTTTACGAACACGATGGGTTCATGGAGGGGAATTGGAATGGTCGAGGGGCCCGTTGGAGCACGACGACGCCCGCAACCAGCCCGAGTGTGGATGCGGGGGCGAACGGTCTTGATGACGACGGACGCTTTGGCGTGGATGACGTTGGCGAGAAAGAAGTGTGTGCCCCCTTTGTCGAGAAACCCGAAGCGATTCGTGTCACCATTCGTTTAGAAACGCCAGAGACTCGACAGATCCGCCAGACCTCGGTAACGCATTCGGGTCAGTAG